A single region of the Gracilibacillus caseinilyticus genome encodes:
- a CDS encoding bifunctional 3-deoxy-7-phosphoheptulonate synthase/chorismate mutase — MTVTLPLQKLEEEIIQLISERGKLILENQEEAKLTMDQIEKVNDGPYDTVSIQKLFTQLDERFYSKKDTYLYSRDYQRDDTIIQVKKHWIGQGEPVKIMGPCSVESEEQVRQATADLARRGVKFIRGGAFKPRTSPYDFQGLGIDGLRMLSDAARIHDMAVVSEIMSADQIETALPYIDIIQVGSRNMQNFELLKAVGQVQKPVLLKRGLSSTMKEFKLAAEYILAEGNPNVILCERGIRTYEDATRNTLDISAVPILKQETHLPVIVDITHSTGRKDILVPTAKAALAVGADGIMAEVHPNPSVALSDAKQQMDLSEFHDFMDAIEKFEQHHSL; from the coding sequence ATGACAGTAACATTACCATTGCAAAAGCTGGAAGAGGAAATTATTCAGCTTATAAGCGAGAGAGGAAAGCTTATATTAGAAAATCAAGAAGAAGCCAAATTGACAATGGATCAGATTGAGAAAGTAAATGATGGACCGTACGATACTGTGTCGATTCAGAAGCTGTTCACACAGCTTGATGAACGATTTTATTCAAAAAAGGATACCTATTTGTATTCAAGGGATTACCAGAGGGATGATACGATCATTCAGGTGAAAAAACATTGGATTGGCCAAGGGGAACCTGTCAAAATAATGGGACCATGTTCGGTGGAATCGGAAGAACAGGTTCGACAGGCGACAGCTGATTTAGCAAGACGTGGTGTGAAATTTATTAGAGGTGGTGCTTTCAAACCACGTACTTCTCCTTATGATTTTCAAGGACTAGGAATAGATGGATTAAGAATGTTGTCTGATGCAGCACGGATCCATGATATGGCAGTGGTCTCCGAAATAATGAGTGCAGATCAGATAGAGACAGCATTACCATACATCGATATTATTCAAGTTGGTTCAAGAAATATGCAAAACTTTGAATTGTTAAAAGCAGTAGGTCAAGTGCAGAAACCGGTGCTATTGAAGCGTGGGCTGTCCAGCACCATGAAGGAATTTAAATTGGCAGCAGAATATATTCTGGCAGAAGGTAATCCTAACGTTATTCTCTGTGAAAGGGGCATTCGAACATATGAGGATGCTACGAGAAATACATTAGATATATCCGCTGTCCCGATTTTGAAACAAGAAACGCATTTACCTGTGATTGTGGACATCACTCATTCTACAGGACGAAAAGATATTCTCGTGCCAACTGCTAAGGCAGCATTAGCAGTTGGGGCAGATGGCATTATGGCAGAAGTTCATCCTAATCCATCCGTTGCATTGTCCGATGCGAAACAACAAATGGACCTTTCGGAATTTCATGATTTTATGGATGCGATCGAAAAATTTGAACAGCATCATTCGCTTTAA
- a CDS encoding DHA2 family efflux MFS transporter permease subunit, whose product MSFSKKIIIAVYVMSMFIVAMDATIINVALSTIGEEFNVPVSATSGVNIGYLVSLAMLLPVAGWLGDRFGSKRMLMLAVSIFTIASLCCGWAQSQTMLNVCRVLQGAGAGLLTPVGMSMLFRTFTPEERPKLSRVLVVPVAIAPALGPVVGGYLVDQLSWRWIFYLNIPIGVIVLVLAGLFIEEYKEPSIGRFDVKGFLLSLPGFGLLIYALIEAPILGWAQPKVFIPFLIGLAFLLYLVKWERKIERPMLNLSLFKDNSFRVMSLIGMFSAAGLFGMLYVFPLLYQNVLGFSAFHTGLTTFPEALGLMVASQLLPWSMKKLGVRRLMLLSLLGSMIIFSLIALLAEANPWLIRLLMFGVGIFLGHAVTAAQISAFQHISKHQMSQATTLHNVQKRFGGVFGVALLASIIGSQQTADITMVPYQWALGGSAAFIGICFLIGLAYQEQEKEQVDVQAERA is encoded by the coding sequence TTGTCTTTTTCCAAAAAAATTATCATTGCGGTATATGTGATGTCGATGTTTATTGTGGCGATGGATGCAACAATTATTAATGTTGCTCTCTCCACAATCGGGGAGGAATTCAATGTGCCCGTTTCTGCCACAAGTGGTGTAAACATTGGCTACCTAGTCAGTCTTGCGATGTTGCTGCCGGTAGCAGGCTGGCTTGGAGATCGTTTTGGATCGAAGCGGATGTTGATGCTGGCAGTCAGTATATTTACCATTGCTTCGTTATGTTGTGGCTGGGCGCAGAGTCAGACGATGTTAAATGTATGTCGAGTGCTGCAAGGAGCGGGAGCGGGTCTCTTAACACCGGTTGGCATGTCGATGCTGTTCCGGACGTTTACTCCTGAAGAACGTCCCAAGTTATCGAGAGTATTAGTAGTACCGGTCGCTATTGCACCAGCACTTGGTCCGGTAGTTGGTGGCTATTTAGTTGATCAGCTTTCCTGGCGATGGATCTTTTATCTGAATATACCAATTGGGGTGATTGTTCTTGTATTAGCCGGTTTATTTATTGAGGAATACAAGGAGCCTTCTATTGGCAGATTTGATGTAAAAGGATTTCTGTTATCGCTTCCGGGTTTCGGACTGTTAATCTATGCCTTGATTGAAGCGCCTATCCTCGGATGGGCTCAGCCCAAAGTGTTTATCCCGTTTCTTATTGGTTTAGCCTTCCTCCTGTATCTCGTGAAATGGGAGAGGAAGATTGAAAGACCGATGCTGAATTTAAGCCTTTTTAAGGATAATTCGTTCCGGGTCATGAGTTTAATAGGAATGTTCTCGGCAGCAGGTTTATTTGGCATGTTATATGTTTTTCCGTTGCTGTATCAAAATGTTTTAGGATTTTCTGCTTTTCATACCGGTTTAACGACGTTTCCGGAGGCGCTGGGACTGATGGTTGCTTCCCAGCTTCTGCCATGGTCGATGAAAAAATTAGGCGTCCGGCGACTGATGCTGTTGTCCTTGTTAGGTTCGATGATTATCTTTTCGTTAATCGCCTTATTAGCAGAAGCAAATCCATGGCTGATCCGGCTGCTTATGTTCGGCGTAGGAATTTTCTTAGGACATGCAGTAACAGCAGCACAGATATCCGCTTTCCAACACATTTCCAAACATCAAATGAGTCAGGCAACAACTTTACATAATGTCCAGAAACGGTTTGGAGGTGTCTTCGGTGTTGCCCTACTCGCAAGCATCATCGGATCTCAGCAAACAGCAGACATCACTATGGTGCCTTATCAATGGGCGCTTGGTGGATCGGCAGCATTTATTGGTATTTGCTTTTTAATTGGTTTAGCCTATCAAGAACAAGAGAAAGAACAAGTAGACGTACAAGCAGAGAGGGCATAA
- a CDS encoding MbtH family protein, producing MKNPFENPEGTFYALKNDKGQYSLWPAFLDIPDGWDIEYGKANREDCIYYIETHWIDIRIDSTSNKAIGLGK from the coding sequence ATGAAGAATCCATTTGAAAATCCAGAAGGAACATTTTATGCATTAAAAAACGATAAAGGGCAGTATTCACTTTGGCCTGCTTTTCTTGATATCCCCGATGGCTGGGATATCGAATATGGTAAAGCAAACAGAGAAGATTGCATCTATTATATTGAAACACATTGGATTGATATACGTATTGATTCAACTAGCAACAAAGCTATCGGATTAGGAAAATAA
- a CDS encoding 4'-phosphopantetheinyl transferase family protein, whose amino-acid sequence MDVWICRLPEEKREQDIAAVFPYLMRERIARLQRFHRLEDQFRSALGDLLIRYLYQKHYGKEWNWKWIERNRFGKPYLSTDSCFHFNVSHAGEWIACTVHDSPVGIDIEQIKPIDYAAAFLTNNECRTVALDVSPLRKFYQIWTAKESFLKACGVGLSRSLTSFEVVIQQGGQIDIYEERDLLAWMTGNTYWVEADYALSVCAENIHETPAIYEITYQSLLSGQK is encoded by the coding sequence TTGGATGTTTGGATTTGTCGGTTACCAGAAGAGAAGCGGGAACAAGATATAGCAGCTGTTTTTCCTTATTTAATGAGGGAGAGAATTGCACGGCTGCAACGTTTTCACCGTCTGGAAGATCAGTTTCGTTCTGCACTTGGTGATCTGCTGATTCGTTATCTATATCAGAAGCATTATGGTAAGGAATGGAATTGGAAATGGATCGAACGTAATCGATTCGGTAAACCGTATCTATCAACTGATTCCTGTTTCCATTTTAACGTATCCCACGCTGGTGAGTGGATTGCTTGCACGGTACACGATTCGCCAGTCGGAATTGATATCGAACAGATAAAACCTATCGATTATGCTGCAGCATTTCTAACGAATAATGAGTGTCGGACTGTAGCGCTCGATGTATCTCCATTACGTAAGTTCTATCAAATATGGACTGCTAAGGAAAGCTTTTTGAAAGCCTGTGGTGTGGGATTATCACGTTCCCTGACCTCGTTTGAAGTGGTGATTCAGCAAGGTGGACAGATCGATATATATGAGGAGCGGGATTTACTTGCTTGGATGACTGGTAACACATACTGGGTAGAGGCTGATTATGCTTTAAGTGTTTGTGCTGAGAATATTCATGAAACACCCGCTATCTATGAAATAACATATCAGTCTTTGTTATCTGGTCAGAAATAA